CGAGCTGATGCGCGACCAGGCCGCCGACCAATTCGAGCACCACACCCACTCAGCTTGGCGGCCCCGCAACGGGTCGAAGGTCAACCATCGCAACCTCACCGCGGCGATGATCGACAGCCGCGACTTCCTGGCGGCGAAGAGGCGCGCCGACAACCAGGTGCTTCTGCCCGCGGGGCCGAAGGTGGCTCTGACCGGCGGGCTCGACTTCAACGATTACCGGCTGGTCTGGGCCAAGCTCGATCAGGTCCACGCCAAGCACCCGGACATGGTGCTGCTGCACGGCGGCTCGCCCAAGGGCGCCGAGCTGATCGCCGCCAAATGGGCCGACAACCGCAAGGTCCCGCAGATCGCCTTCAAGCCCGACTGGACGAAACACGCCAAGGCCGCGCCGTTCAAGCGCAATGACGCCTTGCTGGAGGTCCTGCCGATCGGGTTGATGCACTTCCCCGGCACCGGCATCCAGGACAACCTCGCCGACAAGGCCAAGAAGCTCGGCATCCCGGTCTGGAAATTCGGCGGCGCGTGAGCGCCGCCTTACCCTTCATGCGTAGTGACGTGGATCCGCCGAGACGGATTATCGGCTTTCCGTAACGCCGCCTTTCATTCCGGTTCACCCGTGACGGCGTCCGGGCCGCACGAGCATAGTGCGCCAACTCCGTATCGTTCTCGATCAGGCCGTCGAGGAGCGCCTTCTTCACCTGGTGCAGGTCGCGTCCCGTGAACTCCGCCATGCCGCATGCCTCAACCATCATGTCGACTCGTTAGGGCAGCTTAGCCGATCGGTCAGCGCACCGTGAGGACAACGAAGTTCCGCGCACGGTCATCGAAGGGCTCCGAGAGGCGACTCCTGCGGGCGGGCGCCACCCCGCGTCTATCTGCGCTGATCCTTGGTCCGGCCAAGGGCCTGACGCCATCAACCCGTGAAGGGTCGGCTTACGCTGAAGCGTGCCGCCGCTCTGTCTTCGCCTTCGCGGTGATTGCGGCCCTCGGCCGGACACATCGGGCGCCTGTCGCGCGGGGATGGCCCCCGCCTCAGCACAGGAGCCGGATCAATGTCTCAAACCCTCGCACTCGCCAACGGCTGGAACCTCGCCACCACCCTCATGGTCTGCGTCGTCGTCTTTCATGCTGACACTGGCAACTACGGCGTCATGCTGGCCGCCGAGTATGACGGCGATCCTGCCGCCGTCGTCCACGAATTCGACCCCTTCCAATCATGAAGGGGCGAACCGCCACGAATGCTGAACCTCAGAGCGCCAGCGGGATTTCTGCTCCCGCTGACGCCCGTTTGCGGCTATATTCGCGGTCGCGCCGTGGTGGTGGTGGAAGGCGCGACCGTCAGACTTTTATCTCACGGAGCGCACCGCCATGATCATCTTTGGACCACTGCTCGTCATCGTCGGCATCGGCTTCTTCTGCTGGCTGCTGTTCAACCTCGCTGTCTTCGCACTGCCCTTTTTCGCCGGCCTGACGATCGGCGTCTGGGCCTTCCACACTGGAGCCGGCGTGCTCGGCGGCATCGCGGTGGGTGTCGTGGCCGGCGGCATAACCTTTGGCCTTGGGCAACTCGCGCTCGCCTTTGTGCCGTGGACTTGGCTTCGGCTTTTGATCGTCCTCCTCTACGTCGCGCCCGCCACCGTCGCCGGCTACTGCGCCACGCATGGAATCGCCCAGATGGCGATGCCTTCACCCACCTGGCAGACTATCTTCGCCATCGTGGGCGCGATCGCCGTCAGCGTCACGGCGTTCGTCCGTTTCACCGGAATGGCCGCGCCCGGACCGGCCGGACAGGGCTTGGCGCGGGGCTGACACCGTCGCGTCGGCGGGGCTGGGTCAGATCAGGCATCCGGCACGCCCGCAGTCCCCGTCATCGAAGCTGACCAGAGAGCGGCTTCGGCGGTGAAGTTCAGCCCGCCATCGCAGAGTGGCCGGAGTCATGGCGGTCGTCTGGGCACTTGGACCAGATGGCGACGCCTGCGAAACCCGGTCAACGGGTCGCATGAAATGGAGCGTGCAGCCTGAGCTTGGGCTTCGAAACGGAAAATCCGTTGGCAGCCAGGACAGGGCTCGGATCGCCGTCGCTTTCACCGGCCGGAGCTTGCGGCGGCTCGATAATCGCCATGTTCCCCTTGATGTCGGCTCTGTCAGGCCGAGCGCACCCAACGGCCTCTTCGATGGACTGATCTGGCCGAAGGCCGGCTAAAGCCTCGACCGCCTAAGGCGCAACAGCGGCGTCACAACTTTCTTCCCCTGCCGGCTGCGCCGTCATTCCTCGCGAAACAAGAAAGTTCCTCCTTTGCTGTCGAGCCCCTTCGGGGTGCGCCGTCGATCGCCCCCGGCCTGTCGATCACCATCGAGGCCGCAATGGTGCGGGCTCGGAAACAGAGATCAAGGAGAACCGCCATGGCGACCATCGGCACCTTCAAGAAGACCGGCTCGAACGAATTCACCGGCGAAATCGTCACCCTCTCGCTCCAGGCCAAGAACGTCCGGATCGTCCCCGAAACCACCCGCTCAGGCGACAACAGCCCCAGCCATCGCGTCTATGTCGGCCGGGTCGAGATCGGCGCCGCCTGGGCCAAGCGCTCCAACGAAGGCCGCGACTATCTGGGCCTCAAGCTCGACGATCCGAGCTTCACCGCCCCGATCTTCGCCAACCTGTTCGATGACGAGGACGGCGAGGGCTACAGCCTGATCTGGTCCCGCCCCAACGGCCGCCGGAGCGACTGACCTCCCTACAATGCCCCGTCCGGCCGATCCGGGCGGGGCATCGACTTTTTCGAGAGTTCCTGGGCCGCCATCGGCCCAGCTCGAACCCAGCGGCGCACGGGGCGAAGGCGCTATTCTTGAGGCTCGGCCGAGTTCGCCAAGTCGCCATTGCGATGAGGAGCTCGCACCAACTCGGCCGCCTCTAACTCCAGCGCTTCGGCCACCTGGCCCAGCACGGTGACGCTCGCCGACACGTCGGCGCGCTCGATCGCCCCGATATACCGGGCACTCAACCCGGCCCGCTCGGCCAACTCCTCTTGCGTCATCCCTTTCGCATGACGCAACCGACGCAGATTGATCGCCATGACCTCCTTGAGATCCATGGCGATGATGGAGCCGAGGTCGGAACCATCGTTCCAGGAACGATCATTCCGATTCGTCCGCGGGTTATGCTATCCATCCCCGGTCTCGAGTGCCTCTACATCGTCAACTTGAGCAACGTGATGCGCCATAAGCATCACGACACCGGCTCAATCAGGCGCGAAGTCTGTCAAAATTTGCGGTAAATGAATCCCTACTCCATTGCTTTGATCTCGACGGGGGGAAAGATCGCAATGACCGAGGCGCCCTTCTGTGACCGGCCGCCGCTTACCGACAGCGTGAACGCCTATGATGAGCAACATCTGGCGATATACCTACGGTTGCTGATGGCCGAGGAAGAGGGCGCCGACTGGCGAGAGGTCGTGCTGGTGCTCTTCGGACTCGATCCGGCGCAAGAGCCCTGCCGTGCCAAAATCGTCCATGAAAGCCACCTGGCGCGCGCCCGCTGGATGACCGAAACCGGCTATCGGCACCTGCTTCAGCCACGAGCGCAGTGAGTCGCCAAGACGT
The window above is part of the Bradyrhizobium sp. PSBB068 genome. Proteins encoded here:
- a CDS encoding DUF2285 domain-containing protein; translated protein: MTEAPFCDRPPLTDSVNAYDEQHLAIYLRLLMAEEEGADWREVVLVLFGLDPAQEPCRAKIVHESHLARARWMTETGYRHLLQPRAQ
- a CDS encoding DUF736 domain-containing protein; its protein translation is MATIGTFKKTGSNEFTGEIVTLSLQAKNVRIVPETTRSGDNSPSHRVYVGRVEIGAAWAKRSNEGRDYLGLKLDDPSFTAPIFANLFDDEDGEGYSLIWSRPNGRRSD
- a CDS encoding DUF2493 domain-containing protein, which produces MTTDHDDQFEPHHSSSPTDQVLHELQLYGYRPFHDEPDPRPLPEAQILAGSISDIFDALVVALADTRLEPDLEDLLWSTVNVFHRAIDRIERDLDDNELAQQRSQREQDGSEVKSVELERLTAEGQTLIERRNAFELMRDQAADQFEHHTHSAWRPRNGSKVNHRNLTAAMIDSRDFLAAKRRADNQVLLPAGPKVALTGGLDFNDYRLVWAKLDQVHAKHPDMVLLHGGSPKGAELIAAKWADNRKVPQIAFKPDWTKHAKAAPFKRNDALLEVLPIGLMHFPGTGIQDNLADKAKKLGIPVWKFGGA
- a CDS encoding helix-turn-helix transcriptional regulator codes for the protein MDLKEVMAINLRRLRHAKGMTQEELAERAGLSARYIGAIERADVSASVTVLGQVAEALELEAAELVRAPHRNGDLANSAEPQE